The window TCGTCGAGCACGCCCTCATGGCGCGGCTCAAGTAGCACGGTTCAATAGCCGCGCGGAAGGGGCGGGCTGTGTCCTACGACACGGCCCGCCCTTCTCGTTCATAACGTTTCGACAGAGAATTGAAGCCAGTTGGCAACGGGGTGCGTTCGGTTGGTGCCCCTGTGCTCACAACTCCCCCGATTTTTGCCGCAGGACGCTCTTTATGTCCGATTTATGTGGGGCATAAGGCTCTGGGTATGGCCGGTTTCAACTGTTTGGAACACGGCCGTTAACCGTGCTGGAATTCAACGAACTAGCTAGTAGCACCGCCGAGAGGTTGTTGGTCGAGTGAGGCGAAGCAACGCAAGCCCCGCGGATGAACCCGCGCGCGGCAACTTCACCCCGCCGCCGCGAGCGGCCGCGTCGCCCGTCGACGTGCCCGTGGACCCGCCCGCGAGCAGCGGGAGCAGCAGCAGGTTCTCGCCCCGCAACTGGCGCGTGCCGACCCGTCTGAACGCCATCCTGCTCGTGCCCGCCCTCGTCGGGCTGGTCATGGGCGGCTTCCAGGTGAAGGGCTCCGTCGACACCTGGAACGAGGCCAAGGACGCCGAGAAGATAGCCAGGGTCGTCCAGGCCGCCTCGGAGTACAGCCAGGCACTGCTCAACGAGCGTGACCTGACGGCCGAGCCGCTCCTGAACGGCCAGACCCAGGACAAGCGCGTCACCGAGGCCTACGCGGTCACCACCGCGGCCAAGGGGAAGTTCGACACCGCCGTCCAGGACATGCCGAAGAACCAGGGCCTGGAACGGCGCCTGGGCCTCTTCCGCAACGAAGAGCCCAAGCTGAAGGACGTCCGCGAAAGCGCGTACCAGGCCGCCCTCGAGACGGCCAAGAAGCGCCTCCCCTCCTCGCGCGGGCCCATCCCGACCGAAGAGGGCTATGTGCTGGTCCAGCACTACCTCATGCAGTTCGCCAACGAGCTCGGTCTCGGCACCGGCAACGTGACCTCGTACGGCCGCATGGTCTACGCGATCCAGCTGGCCAAGGCGGCGAACTCGCTGCAGCGCTCCGTCGGCACCCACCTGCTGGTCCGCCCGAGCACGGACGAGGGCGTCCGCAAGGCCCAGCTCGTCGCCTTCTCCTCCTACGCCTACCTCGAGGAAATCGCCATCGGCGAGTACGTCGCGGCGGGCACCGAGGAGGACGTGAACCGCCTCAAGGTGGTCATGGCCAAGAAGTCCGAGGAGGGCAAGGCCAAGCTCGCCGCGGCCAAGCACCAGGCCGAGCAGGCCGGCTCCCGCTTCGTTCCGCCGCCGACGATCGACGACAACCCGCTGCTCGGCATGACCGACGCCATCGCCAGCGGCGACAGCAAGAAGAAGCTCGCCGAAGGCGGGACGAACCCGGTGTTCTGGCAGGCCGCCGCCACCGCGAAGTTCGACGGCTACGACGAGATCGAGAAGGAACTCCTCGCCAAGGCCGTCAACGACGCCGTCGCGGTCTCCGACGACGCCCGCACCGACGCCATCACCAACGGCGCCATCGTGGTCGTGGCCCTGCTCGCCGCCTTCATCCTGGCCGGCATGATGGCCCGCCAGATGGGCCGCGCGATGGCCCGCCTGCGCAGCGCCGCCTTCGACATCGCCGAGCAGCGCCTGCCGATGCTCGTCGACCAGCTCTCGCGCACGGATCCGGGCAAGGTCGACACCCGCGTCCACCCGATCCCCATCGACTCCCAGGACGAGATCGGCGAGGTCGCCCGCGCCTTCGACCAGGTCCACCGGGAAGCGGTACGGCTCGCCGCCGAGCAGGCGCTCCTGCGAGGGAACGTCAACGCGATCTTCACGAACCTCTCCATGCGCAACCAGTCGCTGATCGAGGGCCAGCTGACCCTCATCACCGACCTGGAGAACAACGAGGCCGACCCGGACCAGCTGGAGAACCTCTTCCGCCTGGACCACCTGGCCACCCGCATGCGCCGCAACGGCGAGAACCTCCTCATCCTCGCGGGTGAGAACCCGGGCCGCCGCTGGGACCAGCCGGTGCCCCTCGTCGACGTGCTGCGCGCCGCCTCCTCCGAGGTGGAGCAGTACGAGCGCATCGAGCTCTCCGGTGTCTCCGACGCCGAGATCCACGGCCAGGCCGTGACCGACCTCGTGCACCTGCTCGCCGAGCTGCTGGAGAACGCCACCACGTTCTCCTCCCCGCAGACCAAGGTCCGCGTCAACGCCACGCGTCTGCCCGACGGCCGCGTGATGGTCGAGATCCACGACAAGGGCATCGGCCTCACCGCCGAGGACTTCGCGGACATCAACCACAAGCTGGCCAACCCGCCGACCGTGGACGCCGCGATCTCGCAGCGCATGGGTCTGTTCGTGGTCGGCCGGCTGGCGGACCGCCACAGCATCCGCGTCCAGCTGCGCCCCTCGGGCGAGGCGGCCGGCACCACGTCGCTGGTCATGCTCCCCGACGCCATCACGCACGGTGGTGGTGGCGAGGGCATCCCCGAGGACGACTTCACGGTCTCCCAGATCATCCCGGAGCAGAAGGCCCAGCTGGCTCCCCCGCTGCGCACCGCCGCCGAGCTCGGCTTCGACGACTCGCGGTACGACCAGCAGGGCGCCGACGGCCTCCCGGCCGACCCGGTGGTCCGGTCCCTGGGACAGCAGGACCGCCGCGCCGCCCTGGCGGCGCAGGTGGGCTACCCGCAGGACCAGCAGCAGTTCGCCGATCCGTCCGCGCAGAAGTATCCGGAACCTCAGCCGGAGCACGGGTACCAGGAGTACCAGGGCTACGAGCAGCCGTCCGGGCAGGCCTACGACACCTCGTACGAGGCACCGCAGGCGCAGCAGGGCTACGAGGCGTACCCGCAGCAGGACTACGGCTATACGGAAGACGGCTACCCGGACCAGCAGCCGGCCGCTCAGAGCTACGACGGCGGCTACGAAGCCCGGTCAGAGCAGGCCGAGTGGCCCCAGCAGAACACGTATCCGGCTGCCTACCAGCAGGGTTACGGGACCGAATCGGAATCCCGGGCCGTCCCCGAACCGGCTCAGGAACGCGTAGGCTTCGACCGTCCGGGTGCCGCAGCCGACACCGGTCACGCGATGACCGGAGCGGGCCTGCCGCGCCGCGGCAGCCCGCAGCAGCGGCAGCCGGGACAGCAGGAAACGGAGTCCACCGGATCCCTCTTCGAGCAGCGTTCGCCGCGTCAGCAGCCCGCCGCTCAGGAGCAGGCCCCGGAGGAAACTGAAGGCACCGCGGCCTGGCGTTCGCGCAACGACGAACGCTGGCAGCAGGCCGGCAAGCTCCGTGAGCCGAAGGCGGGCGGGGTCACCCCGTCCGGTCTCCCTCGGCGCGTGCCCAAGGCCAACCTGGTCGAGGGCGCAGCGGAGACGACCCCGCAGGGCGGCCCCCAGGTCTCCCGCGCTCCGGAGGACGTCCGCGGCAGGTTGAGCAACCTGCGGCGCGGTGTCCAGCAGGGACGCAGCGCGGGTTCTGAGCAGTCAAGTAACAGCTATGACCAGGAGCGTTAGTGTGAGCCCGATGAGCCAGGCGGCACAGAACCTGAACTGGTTGATCACCAACTTCGTGGACAACACCCCAGGGGTGTCCCACACGGTGGTGGTCTCCGCCGACGGCCTTCTTCTGGCGATGTCCGACGGATTCCCGCGGGACCGCGCCGATCAGCTGGCGGCCGTGGCCTCCGGACTGACCTCGCTGACCGCCGGGGCCTCCCGCATCTTCGAGGGCGGCGCCGTCAACCAGACCGTGGTCGAGATGGACCGGGGATTCCTCTTCCTCATGTCCGTCTCGGACGGATCGTCCCTCGCGGTGCTCGCGCACCCCGAGTGCGACATCGGCCTCGTAGGCTACGAGATGGCGCTTCTGGTGGATCGCGCGGGCAGTGTCCTCACCCCGGACCTGCGTGCCGAACTGCAGGGAAGCCTTCTCAACTAGCAGACAGGCAGTGCGTTTCGCGCCATCGCACCATAGGGTGCGGTGGCGCGGTTCCACAGGGAGTACTGCGTACTTGGAGTCGGAGGAGGAAACGTGACAACACCCGGAGGACATCCTTAT of the Streptomyces sp. NBC_01294 genome contains:
- a CDS encoding sensor histidine kinase encodes the protein MRRSNASPADEPARGNFTPPPRAAASPVDVPVDPPASSGSSSRFSPRNWRVPTRLNAILLVPALVGLVMGGFQVKGSVDTWNEAKDAEKIARVVQAASEYSQALLNERDLTAEPLLNGQTQDKRVTEAYAVTTAAKGKFDTAVQDMPKNQGLERRLGLFRNEEPKLKDVRESAYQAALETAKKRLPSSRGPIPTEEGYVLVQHYLMQFANELGLGTGNVTSYGRMVYAIQLAKAANSLQRSVGTHLLVRPSTDEGVRKAQLVAFSSYAYLEEIAIGEYVAAGTEEDVNRLKVVMAKKSEEGKAKLAAAKHQAEQAGSRFVPPPTIDDNPLLGMTDAIASGDSKKKLAEGGTNPVFWQAAATAKFDGYDEIEKELLAKAVNDAVAVSDDARTDAITNGAIVVVALLAAFILAGMMARQMGRAMARLRSAAFDIAEQRLPMLVDQLSRTDPGKVDTRVHPIPIDSQDEIGEVARAFDQVHREAVRLAAEQALLRGNVNAIFTNLSMRNQSLIEGQLTLITDLENNEADPDQLENLFRLDHLATRMRRNGENLLILAGENPGRRWDQPVPLVDVLRAASSEVEQYERIELSGVSDAEIHGQAVTDLVHLLAELLENATTFSSPQTKVRVNATRLPDGRVMVEIHDKGIGLTAEDFADINHKLANPPTVDAAISQRMGLFVVGRLADRHSIRVQLRPSGEAAGTTSLVMLPDAITHGGGGEGIPEDDFTVSQIIPEQKAQLAPPLRTAAELGFDDSRYDQQGADGLPADPVVRSLGQQDRRAALAAQVGYPQDQQQFADPSAQKYPEPQPEHGYQEYQGYEQPSGQAYDTSYEAPQAQQGYEAYPQQDYGYTEDGYPDQQPAAQSYDGGYEARSEQAEWPQQNTYPAAYQQGYGTESESRAVPEPAQERVGFDRPGAAADTGHAMTGAGLPRRGSPQQRQPGQQETESTGSLFEQRSPRQQPAAQEQAPEETEGTAAWRSRNDERWQQAGKLREPKAGGVTPSGLPRRVPKANLVEGAAETTPQGGPQVSRAPEDVRGRLSNLRRGVQQGRSAGSEQSSNSYDQER
- a CDS encoding roadblock/LC7 domain-containing protein, with amino-acid sequence MSQAAQNLNWLITNFVDNTPGVSHTVVVSADGLLLAMSDGFPRDRADQLAAVASGLTSLTAGASRIFEGGAVNQTVVEMDRGFLFLMSVSDGSSLAVLAHPECDIGLVGYEMALLVDRAGSVLTPDLRAELQGSLLN